In Paenibacillus sonchi, a single genomic region encodes these proteins:
- a CDS encoding CBM21 domain-containing protein, producing the protein MKKLFAGLMMFTLIFGVSFVGSAFASGDEVKLIDSDLSVMYKNGYVGFSGNIDVANLGPVKNVTVHYTTDDTNWYDTAASYVGPADVNREKWHFGISRTDSSKDHLELKDPKFIKFAIKYEVNNQIYWDNNGGRIITMKSIVHIH; encoded by the coding sequence ATGAAAAAACTATTTGCTGGATTGATGATGTTTACTCTGATTTTTGGTGTATCCTTTGTGGGATCGGCATTTGCCAGCGGTGATGAGGTTAAGCTTATTGACTCGGATCTCAGTGTTATGTATAAAAATGGATATGTCGGATTCAGCGGAAATATTGACGTTGCTAATCTGGGACCTGTGAAAAATGTCACTGTTCATTACACCACGGATGACACAAATTGGTATGATACGGCTGCGTCTTATGTAGGGCCGGCGGATGTAAACCGTGAGAAATGGCATTTTGGCATTTCCAGAACAGATAGTTCAAAAGATCATTTAGAGTTGAAGGATCCGAAATTCATAAAATTCGCAATTAAATACGAAGTGAATAACCAGATCTATTGGGATAACAACGGGGGGCGAATTATTACAATGAAGTCAATAGTTCATATCCACTGA
- a CDS encoding glutaredoxin family protein, translating into MSQPVIIYSTANCSDCNQVKQLMKEQGVPFEVRDVMTSTVYQEEVEKLGFMGVPVTVAGAHAVKGFNLPELKELIAAAR; encoded by the coding sequence ATGAGCCAGCCTGTAATTATCTATTCAACCGCGAACTGCAGTGACTGCAACCAAGTGAAGCAGCTGATGAAGGAGCAGGGTGTTCCTTTTGAAGTAAGAGATGTTATGACCAGCACGGTCTACCAGGAAGAAGTGGAAAAGCTCGGTTTCATGGGTGTTCCAGTTACAGTAGCAGGGGCGCATGCCGTCAAAGGCTTCAATCTGCCTGAGCTTAAGGAGCTTATTGCAGCAGCCCGTTAA
- a CDS encoding ABC transporter permease, with protein sequence MNKMGTIISFTFKNKVRTKSFLITTLILILLISIGMNIPYFIKVFQGDDGAKDTQIGVVAEQGNRAAELLLAYAPPAAADADEDTDTVAFTAFASADDAALKQGLDDDKIEGYLTFDAKGSEGVPPVTYHSKDGELDKDLKTYLQGALQQINTQLIAGDKLTQEQVAAMFAPVSIGTQQLSTDGKDGAATDESKPAINYVIVYVLLILFFMSITMTGNMISAEVTSEKSSRIMEILITSASPLTQMFGKVIGIFLVGLMQIAIISASIAVNLMLPHNASILTDFDLDLGQLNYGILVYGFILYVLGYFLYALMYAAVGSIVSRTEDLGQALMPVMMCTFVAFYIPLFSISAPDTMLIKVASFVPITSPLSMVLRIGVGEVAFWEIAVSLVILLATTFGLGWLAAKIYRTGVLMYGKRPSIKEIRKAMKAYKI encoded by the coding sequence ATGAATAAAATGGGGACAATTATCAGCTTTACCTTCAAAAACAAAGTAAGAACCAAATCCTTCCTGATTACAACCTTGATTCTGATTTTGCTGATCAGCATCGGCATGAATATTCCATACTTCATCAAGGTGTTCCAGGGGGATGATGGAGCCAAAGACACGCAGATCGGTGTTGTGGCTGAACAGGGGAACCGTGCCGCTGAGCTCCTGCTGGCGTATGCGCCGCCTGCGGCTGCAGATGCAGATGAAGATACGGACACCGTAGCTTTTACGGCCTTTGCCTCGGCGGATGACGCTGCCCTGAAGCAGGGACTGGATGACGATAAAATTGAAGGCTACCTTACCTTTGATGCCAAAGGCAGTGAAGGCGTCCCTCCGGTCACCTATCACAGCAAGGACGGAGAGCTGGATAAAGACCTGAAGACTTACCTCCAGGGTGCGCTGCAGCAGATCAATACACAGCTGATTGCCGGCGATAAGCTGACTCAGGAGCAGGTAGCGGCAATGTTTGCGCCGGTATCCATCGGCACCCAGCAGCTCAGTACAGATGGAAAGGACGGCGCAGCAACGGATGAATCGAAGCCGGCCATCAATTATGTTATCGTCTATGTGCTTCTGATCCTGTTCTTTATGTCGATTACCATGACCGGGAATATGATTTCGGCAGAAGTAACCTCGGAGAAAAGCTCCCGCATCATGGAGATTCTGATTACCAGCGCTTCGCCGCTAACGCAAATGTTCGGCAAGGTCATCGGGATCTTCCTGGTCGGCCTGATGCAAATTGCCATTATCTCGGCAAGTATCGCCGTCAATCTGATGCTTCCGCACAATGCCAGCATATTGACTGATTTTGATCTGGATCTTGGACAATTGAATTATGGCATCCTGGTATATGGTTTCATCCTTTATGTGCTGGGCTACTTCCTGTATGCCTTAATGTATGCAGCTGTAGGCTCCATTGTAAGCCGCACTGAGGACCTGGGCCAGGCATTGATGCCGGTAATGATGTGTACCTTTGTAGCCTTCTACATTCCGTTGTTCAGCATCTCAGCTCCGGACACTATGCTGATCAAGGTGGCAAGCTTTGTGCCTATTACCTCACCGCTCAGCATGGTGCTGCGGATTGGGGTAGGGGAGGTTGCCTTCTGGGAAATTGCCGTCTCGCTTGTGATCCTGCTGGCAACCACATTTGGACTGGGCTGGCTCGCAGCCAAGATCTACCGGACCGGGGTCCTGATGTACGGCAAACGCCCAAGCATTAAGGAGATCAGAAAAGCGATGAAGGCTTATAAGATTTAA
- a CDS encoding O-antigen ligase family protein, with product MGHPVYGKKVTLSKNAEKISSPLWVLIIGIILFLIWTPFQVGLFNGLRADYEKPLYISVIICSLMLIVWAGIYYKKFKLEDQRDLLALAVLLLPLTYFLSLFVAASHYMAINMLLIQSMYAALFIVGLYLLRQKQVNTLIQTAIMTVAYLIVWFGLLNWLGAWNVAGEAVGWFSNTVAGSGKYLDAVMTDSNGLRLTSVFQYANTYAGFLMAFLFVAVFALIRSPKWYGTVIHSFMLVPVIVSLLLTLSRGGLVLLPAVFVLLLLFQKPSRQILWIIHLLVAALASLAVIGKVTAIGKRLAAVPDASAAAEGWSWLLIACAVTAAISWAVQHFAAPRLEKRLEGWSTRKLANLWLPIGATAVVVIAAWLLIGTSARSILPANIETRLENINFEQHSVLERITFYRDAFKVAKDYPVLGAGGGGWAALYEKYQNNPYVSRQAHNFFLQYLIEVGILGFVVFMGFILFVFYKYTKGYIKRAGTDDYDNGFFYLIIALSILVHSILDFNMSYAFMGILVFIALGGMAASMEAKPLAAGWNSSVLRFGYLAVACAAALAVFIVSLRSISSTNAFAEAKAVAQYSTSYEEIKAPLMKSLKIRPSHPESVILLSVLDNQVYSQTKNEQFAAESLSVLQRGLKDEPNNKQMLLQQIALYDLQGKSESAYAVYRDNLNKYIWDIDWYEPLITRASGLGVQALLQQDKAKQQEYFQTALTTYQDVADGVAFLKTLPPGQLQGRPFSVTPLIALSAGKVKQITGDTETALTFIQTGFTGGYADLAGRGDLWSTGWYNDLIVRSFELGQPIYTEWLNLLNTPGVDSTVVDQVAANAKANFNTGIEAYNQVMREANNQATAFSSAAILALGKMQFLTGNVQGAVTTLKGGLSEDYSDAVNREMARWYLAGLKKLNSSEDQDVYNKLIAADAQEAGMIEQIAGMKPLS from the coding sequence TTGGGCCATCCTGTGTACGGTAAAAAGGTTACGCTGTCAAAAAATGCTGAAAAGATATCAAGCCCGCTCTGGGTGCTGATTATCGGTATTATTCTATTTCTCATATGGACCCCATTTCAAGTGGGGTTATTTAACGGTCTGCGTGCGGATTATGAGAAGCCGCTTTATATCTCAGTTATAATTTGCAGTCTGATGCTCATTGTCTGGGCAGGCATCTACTACAAAAAATTTAAGCTGGAGGATCAGCGGGATCTGCTTGCTCTGGCTGTGCTCTTGCTTCCGCTGACTTACTTCCTGTCGCTTTTTGTAGCTGCTTCACACTACATGGCCATCAATATGCTCCTAATTCAAAGCATGTATGCGGCTTTGTTTATTGTAGGCCTCTATCTTTTGAGACAAAAACAAGTGAATACGCTCATACAAACCGCCATAATGACCGTAGCTTACCTAATCGTTTGGTTTGGCCTGCTGAACTGGTTGGGCGCCTGGAATGTGGCTGGAGAAGCGGTTGGCTGGTTCTCTAATACTGTTGCCGGATCAGGGAAGTACCTGGATGCGGTAATGACTGACTCGAATGGTCTGCGTCTAACCTCGGTATTTCAATATGCGAATACATATGCCGGCTTCCTGATGGCGTTCCTGTTCGTTGCGGTGTTTGCTCTGATACGGTCCCCCAAATGGTACGGTACAGTCATTCACAGTTTTATGCTGGTGCCGGTTATCGTGTCGCTCCTACTGACCCTATCGCGGGGCGGCCTGGTCCTGCTGCCGGCTGTATTTGTCCTGCTGCTTCTTTTTCAAAAGCCTTCGCGGCAGATTCTGTGGATCATCCATCTCCTTGTGGCTGCCCTTGCGTCGCTGGCTGTAATTGGTAAGGTAACAGCTATCGGCAAACGCCTGGCGGCGGTTCCGGATGCTTCTGCGGCAGCAGAGGGCTGGTCCTGGCTGCTTATTGCTTGTGCTGTAACCGCAGCTATAAGCTGGGCCGTGCAGCACTTTGCGGCTCCCCGGCTGGAGAAGCGCTTAGAGGGCTGGTCCACCCGTAAGCTGGCTAATCTGTGGCTGCCCATCGGAGCAACAGCGGTGGTAGTTATTGCAGCGTGGCTTCTGATTGGCACAAGCGCACGCAGTATTTTGCCGGCCAATATCGAGACCCGCCTGGAGAACATCAACTTTGAGCAGCACAGTGTGCTGGAGCGGATCACTTTTTACCGCGATGCTTTTAAGGTGGCGAAGGATTATCCGGTGCTTGGGGCAGGCGGGGGCGGATGGGCCGCCCTGTATGAGAAATACCAGAACAACCCGTATGTCAGCCGTCAGGCGCACAACTTCTTTTTGCAGTATTTGATCGAGGTCGGAATATTGGGCTTTGTCGTGTTCATGGGCTTTATCCTGTTCGTATTCTACAAATATACCAAAGGATACATCAAACGGGCGGGGACGGATGATTACGATAACGGCTTCTTTTATCTGATTATTGCGCTTTCGATTCTGGTACACAGTATCCTGGACTTTAATATGAGTTATGCTTTCATGGGAATCCTTGTATTCATCGCCCTGGGCGGAATGGCGGCTTCAATGGAGGCCAAACCTCTCGCCGCCGGGTGGAATTCGTCTGTACTGCGGTTCGGTTATCTGGCTGTGGCCTGCGCGGCCGCATTGGCAGTCTTTATCGTGTCACTGCGCAGCATCAGTTCCACCAACGCGTTCGCCGAAGCAAAGGCCGTTGCCCAATACAGCACCTCTTATGAAGAGATTAAGGCTCCGCTGATGAAGTCGTTGAAGATCCGGCCTTCACATCCCGAATCAGTGATCCTGCTGTCCGTGCTTGATAACCAGGTATACAGCCAGACGAAAAATGAGCAATTTGCCGCAGAATCTCTTTCCGTGCTGCAGCGCGGTCTAAAAGATGAGCCGAACAACAAGCAGATGCTCCTGCAGCAAATCGCCCTGTATGATCTCCAGGGCAAGAGCGAGAGCGCGTATGCCGTATACCGCGATAATCTGAACAAATATATCTGGGATATTGACTGGTACGAGCCGCTGATCACCCGGGCATCCGGTTTGGGTGTCCAAGCTCTTCTCCAACAGGACAAGGCTAAGCAACAGGAGTACTTCCAGACCGCCCTTACCACTTACCAGGATGTTGCAGATGGTGTTGCCTTCTTGAAAACATTGCCTCCCGGACAGCTTCAGGGCCGGCCCTTCTCGGTCACGCCGCTGATTGCGCTGAGCGCAGGCAAGGTTAAGCAGATAACAGGGGATACAGAGACGGCTCTGACCTTCATCCAGACGGGCTTCACGGGCGGTTACGCCGATCTGGCGGGCCGGGGTGATCTGTGGAGCACTGGATGGTACAATGACTTAATCGTCCGGTCTTTCGAACTGGGACAACCCATTTATACGGAATGGCTGAATCTGTTAAACACTCCGGGCGTTGACAGTACAGTCGTCGATCAGGTCGCAGCCAATGCAAAGGCGAACTTTAATACGGGAATTGAGGCTTATAACCAGGTTATGAGAGAAGCAAACAATCAGGCCACTGCCTTTTCTTCTGCCGCAATCTTAGCACTTGGTAAAATGCAGTTCCTCACTGGAAATGTCCAGGGTGCAGTTACCACATTGAAAGGCGGACTCAGCGAAGATTATTCGGATGCGGTTAACCGGGAGATGGCACGCTGGTATTTAGCCGGGTTAAAAAAACTGAACAGCTCTGAGGATCAGGATGTGTATAATAAGCTAATTGCCGCCGATGCCCAAGAGGCGGGTATGATCGAGCAAATTGCCGGAATGAAGCCATTATCATAA
- a CDS encoding thioredoxin family protein gives MAVIITEHADTLRLRLHEGGTVLVDYGAPWCPPCQTLLPILEELDEEYGSNVTILKVNCDVLPELAAEAGVMGLPTVIVYNGGQPMEKLVGLRPKSAYQGVLDRFAAANSR, from the coding sequence ATGGCTGTTATAATTACGGAACATGCCGATACGCTGCGGCTGCGGTTGCACGAAGGAGGGACTGTACTGGTAGATTACGGCGCCCCTTGGTGCCCGCCTTGCCAGACGCTTCTGCCGATCCTGGAGGAGCTGGATGAGGAGTATGGCAGCAATGTCACGATTCTTAAAGTGAATTGTGATGTTCTGCCGGAGCTGGCTGCAGAAGCAGGAGTCATGGGCCTGCCTACCGTGATCGTATATAACGGGGGACAGCCTATGGAAAAGCTGGTAGGCCTGCGGCCGAAATCAGCCTATCAGGGTGTGCTGGACCGCTTTGCCGCCGCGAACAGCCGGTAA
- a CDS encoding SDR family NAD(P)-dependent oxidoreductase, translated as MKRVACVTGADRGLGFFLVRWLLENKYKVFAGQYFEESQALEALQAQYQDHLDLVPLDIGSSESVKRAARSIAGCTGHLDLIINNAGVIDQADDATILVDMDDTAMAHIYNINTLGSLRVSNALIGLLLQGKQKLIVNISSEAGSISRNQRINMYGYCMSKAALNMQSSLMHNHLRVMGGQVMVFHPGWLQSYMSGEKDEAAPIPPEESAGKIMSIVEDHKAHMGKEPVFLDFQGDPWPW; from the coding sequence ATGAAAAGGGTCGCTTGTGTTACTGGCGCTGACCGGGGACTTGGATTTTTCCTTGTGCGCTGGCTTCTGGAGAATAAATATAAGGTGTTCGCCGGGCAGTACTTTGAGGAATCTCAAGCACTGGAAGCGCTTCAAGCGCAATATCAGGACCATTTGGATCTGGTTCCGCTGGATATCGGCAGCAGCGAAAGCGTAAAGCGCGCAGCGCGCAGCATTGCCGGATGCACGGGTCATCTGGATCTGATTATCAACAATGCCGGAGTGATTGACCAGGCGGATGATGCCACCATACTGGTGGATATGGATGACACAGCGATGGCGCACATTTATAATATCAATACGCTCGGTTCCCTGCGGGTCAGCAATGCTTTGATCGGCCTTTTGCTGCAGGGAAAACAGAAATTAATCGTGAATATATCCTCTGAAGCCGGCAGTATCAGCCGTAACCAGCGGATTAACATGTACGGTTATTGTATGTCCAAGGCAGCGCTTAATATGCAGTCCTCCCTGATGCATAATCATCTGCGGGTGATGGGCGGGCAGGTCATGGTCTTCCATCCAGGCTGGCTGCAGTCCTATATGAGCGGCGAGAAAGATGAGGCAGCGCCTATACCGCCTGAAGAATCTGCGGGCAAAATTATGAGTATTGTTGAGGATCACAAGGCGCATATGGGGAAGGAGCCGGTTTTTCTGGATTTTCAAGGGGACCCTTGGCCCTGGTAG
- a CDS encoding MerR family transcriptional regulator, translating into MKIGELAERTGVSIRSLRYYERQGLITPLRKANGYREYSALAVETVETIKLYLNLGLSTEEIAGFLNCVLMKKEAFCADVMPLYRSKLEDIECQLLQLNQIKSNLEERIASIQQEQRETE; encoded by the coding sequence ATGAAAATAGGTGAGCTTGCAGAACGGACGGGTGTCAGCATCCGGTCACTGCGATATTATGAGCGTCAGGGTCTGATTACCCCGCTCCGTAAGGCCAATGGATACCGCGAGTATTCAGCGCTGGCCGTGGAGACGGTGGAGACGATCAAGCTGTATTTGAATCTGGGTTTGTCGACGGAGGAAATCGCCGGTTTTTTAAATTGTGTGCTGATGAAAAAAGAGGCCTTCTGTGCGGATGTGATGCCGCTGTACCGCAGCAAGCTGGAGGACATTGAATGCCAGCTGCTGCAGCTGAACCAGATCAAGTCAAATCTGGAGGAGAGGATTGCCTCCATTCAGCAGGAGCAGAGGGAAACAGAATGA
- a CDS encoding carbohydrate-binding protein encodes MLNDKSTLSNGEFSGYIFVKNLNPTKTVKVVYTTDNWATTHEVFAAYGGIVNNFNSVEFWKYSINVPGATNVKYAISYTTGGQTYWDNNYGHNYEVN; translated from the coding sequence GTGCTTAACGACAAAAGTACTCTAAGCAATGGTGAATTTAGTGGATACATCTTTGTGAAAAACCTGAATCCGACGAAAACAGTAAAAGTAGTGTACACAACAGACAACTGGGCAACGACTCATGAGGTATTCGCTGCTTACGGTGGCATCGTGAATAACTTCAATAGTGTTGAATTTTGGAAATACAGTATCAATGTTCCGGGTGCCACAAATGTTAAATATGCGATTTCGTATACAACTGGCGGGCAAACGTATTGGGATAATAACTATGGCCATAATTACGAGGTCAACTAA
- a CDS encoding sigma factor-like helix-turn-helix DNA-binding protein, giving the protein MSAYEEYKREIYRIGWRIQYKARKVRARELPLFDNCTIDHNFTVTSDTKIWIQDLLSQLPSQGSTIISKLYLQDMTENEVAKELHLSQQAVNKWKKKMIQILSQTANF; this is encoded by the coding sequence GTGAGCGCCTACGAAGAATACAAAAGGGAGATTTACCGGATTGGCTGGAGAATCCAATACAAAGCAAGAAAGGTCCGTGCACGGGAGCTCCCTCTCTTTGATAATTGCACAATCGATCATAATTTCACGGTCACTTCCGATACAAAAATATGGATTCAAGACCTTCTAAGCCAGCTTCCATCCCAGGGAAGTACCATTATCAGCAAGCTTTATCTGCAGGACATGACCGAAAACGAGGTTGCAAAGGAACTTCATCTCAGTCAACAGGCGGTGAACAAATGGAAAAAGAAAATGATTCAAATATTATCTCAGACCGCGAATTTTTAA
- the ytxJ gene encoding bacillithiol system redox-active protein YtxJ yields the protein MSIAQIHSVDELHQYLAQPGKKLLFKHSTTCPISAKANEEFRAYVQSSGTPAAVVHVIEDRPVSNQIAEDFGIKHESPQIFLLEDGEVRWNTSHWKITRDAIKEAVNS from the coding sequence ATGTCCATAGCACAAATTCACAGTGTCGACGAATTGCATCAATACCTTGCACAGCCTGGTAAAAAACTGCTGTTCAAGCACAGCACCACCTGCCCGATCAGCGCCAAGGCCAATGAAGAATTCCGGGCCTATGTCCAAAGCTCCGGCACCCCTGCTGCCGTGGTCCATGTGATAGAAGACCGTCCAGTCTCCAACCAGATTGCCGAGGACTTCGGCATCAAACATGAGTCTCCGCAAATTTTCCTGCTCGAAGACGGCGAGGTCCGCTGGAACACCTCCCATTGGAAGATCACCCGGGATGCCATTAAGGAAGCTGTGAACTCATGA
- a CDS encoding ThuA domain-containing protein: MGELKVLALGSYTEVKYHPFAGVDRVFEELLGGELQVTSTEDYSLLSKDSLSEYKLVIAYTEFSDHKIPPEQSGGLLSYVASGGGLLVVHNGISLQRNQELGVMLGAYFTHHPAYTSLQMTVPATGHPIMEGITDFVMEDEPYYFDMQPHFETTILAEYPHGGAMRPAAWCHEFGQGRVVYLMPGHHLASFSVEPFRKMIKRGGLWAAGLL; this comes from the coding sequence ATGGGAGAGTTAAAAGTACTTGCGCTTGGAAGCTATACGGAGGTGAAGTATCATCCGTTTGCCGGTGTGGACCGCGTTTTTGAGGAACTGTTGGGCGGAGAATTGCAGGTGACATCCACCGAAGATTACTCTTTGCTGAGTAAAGACAGCTTATCGGAATACAAGCTTGTGATAGCGTATACAGAATTTTCGGATCACAAAATACCTCCTGAACAAAGCGGCGGTTTGCTCTCTTACGTGGCAAGCGGCGGCGGACTGCTGGTGGTGCATAATGGAATCTCGCTGCAGCGCAATCAGGAGCTGGGTGTGATGCTGGGAGCCTACTTCACCCACCATCCGGCGTACACCTCTCTTCAAATGACGGTCCCCGCAACCGGGCATCCGATTATGGAGGGAATCACTGATTTTGTGATGGAGGACGAGCCGTATTATTTTGACATGCAGCCGCATTTTGAAACGACAATACTGGCAGAGTATCCGCACGGGGGTGCTATGCGGCCCGCAGCCTGGTGTCATGAATTCGGCCAAGGGCGCGTTGTCTATTTGATGCCAGGCCATCATCTTGCTTCCTTTTCGGTCGAACCCTTCCGGAAGATGATTAAGCGAGGCGGTCTATGGGCAGCAGGATTGCTGTAG